AGCAGAGCCGGGGACCAGCGTGCCATTGGGGAAATACTGCAGCATGATGCCGTGGGTGCCTGTGTTGGGGAGGGCGAAGAGGACAGAGAGGACCCAGAGCACCACGATGGTCCTCAGGGCACGCTTGCGAGTGCTCTCCAGCTTGGCGCGGAAAGGATGGAGGATGGCAATGTATCTCTCCACGCTGACTGTGGTCACGCTGAGGATGGAGGCAAAACACACCGTCTCAAAGAGCGCCGTCTTGAAATAGCAACCGACGGGCCCAAACAAGAAGGGGTAGTTGCTCCACATCTCGTAGACTTCCAGTGGCATCCCGAAAAGCAGCACGAGCAGGTCTGAGATGGCGAGGCTGAAGAGATAGTAATTGGTCGGGGTTTTCATGTTCCGGTGCTTGAGGATTACCAGGCAAACTAAGAAGTTACCTACCACCCCAACAACGAAGATTAGGGTGTACACCAAAGCCATGGGCAAGAACAGATGGCTCCGTCTGGGCCCGCACAGGAAAGCTAAGTAATCCTCAGTGCTGTTTAAGTACCTCCTGAAATGTTCTTCATGTAGAGCAAAGTGATTAAACCAGGAGATATTGCTGATCCAGGCCATTCCTGGATCTTCTGAAATGTTTCACAAGCGAGATCCCTTCTTCTGTAAGTTTCTCTGTGCTCGTTTGCTCACTTTttgcagagagaggaagagagggggGGGAACCTCTTGCCAGACCTGGATGCACAAAGCCACCGAGAGATGGGAGTGAGTGTGTTTGCCTGGCGTCGGGTAAGGTTTTGCCGTTGTAACAGCTGTTCCCCTGCAAGGAGTCCCTTAGCCAGAAAGCCCCTCCTTTCACACATATTCATTGGCTCGCTAAGTGCATTAGATTATAGAGTAAGAAAAGAGGTTCCAGCTACTTGTATCAGCTCCCGCAGCAGATGCATTTACAAAATCAGAAATGTGGGATTTAGAGAGCTGGGAATCTGAAAGACAGGATGTGACACTAGCTgcaaaatgtttgtatttgtcaGAGGGTGggaaaccagacaaaaaaaaaaaaccaaaccacaaaccacaaGCCAAAACTCAGTGCAAAAAGCTTTTACAAAATTATATCGATGCTACATCCAGTTATGAGccacaagcaaaataaaaaaaaaaatatctggcatgattttatttttcacgtCTCTGttgatttgtattttctgttgtctACAGCAGCAAGTACTTAGAAACAGAGTTTGATCGGTAGAAAGCCAACCCGTTTTTCTAGTCATTCATGTGAAATTAGGCTACTCTAATGTTTCAGCcttttttaaacactgtatttttttttctcctgaaatccAACATTGGATTTTAATTGCCAGTCTTATTGATACCAAAATATATTTCCCACTT
This is a stretch of genomic DNA from Larus michahellis chromosome 11, bLarMic1.1, whole genome shotgun sequence. It encodes these proteins:
- the NMUR2 gene encoding neuromedin-U receptor 2; this encodes MAWISNISWFNHFALHEEHFRRYLNSTEDYLAFLCGPRRSHLFLPMALVYTLIFVVGVVGNFLVCLVILKHRNMKTPTNYYLFSLAISDLLVLLFGMPLEVYEMWSNYPFLFGPVGCYFKTALFETVCFASILSVTTVSVERYIAILHPFRAKLESTRKRALRTIVVLWVLSVLFALPNTGTHGIMLQYFPNGTLVPGSATCTVVVPMWIYNCIVQITSFLFYVLPMGVISVLYYLMGLRLRGDKSLEAEEMAVNVQRPSRKSVTKMLFVLVMVFAICWAPFHVDRLFFSFVVEWTEPLANIFNLIHVVSGVFFYLSSAVNPIIYNLLSQRFRMAFLSVISPRCKHWAPKHAPNQAPAQQSIFVVEDHNLVDSAEDTSLPGTHRTSVSSSQLSTGL